The region CCGCCAGCGCAACCAACGCCTTGGCATAGTCTTCGGCGCGCACATCGCCTGCCAGTGCCGCGGCCTCGCCACCGGCCGTACGGATGTGCGCGACAAGTTCGTCAAGTTCTCCCTGCCGCCGCGCGCCAACAACGACCTTCGCCCCCTCGGCGGCAAAGAGCTCCGCCACAGCGCGCCCGATCCCGGAACTTGCGCCAGTGATGATTGCGACTTTCCCCAACAGCCTTTCCATATTTGATCTCCATCTGTGTGCAGACAGGAACATCCTGCGTGCTCTTGCAAGCCAGTATGGATCGCCCCACTGGTTGCCACTAGACTGAAGATTGCGGAATTACTATCCGGAATTACCGAACAATGCTCAAGCTCGAAGGCATCGCCAGTTTTGTGACGGTGGTCGAAGCTGGTTCAATCAGCGAGGCGGCCAGGCGCCTCAATCTATCGAAATCGGTCGTCAGCGACCGGCTCGTCGAGTTGGAAAGAGGCCTGGGCGCCACGCTGCTGCGACGTACGACTCGCAAGCTGCTGCTAACTGACGAGGGCAACGCATTTCTGGACCGGGCGACGAGAATCATGCGGGAGGTGGAAGAGGCAAGCACCGACGTGGCCGAGCGGCGCGGCCGCCTCGCCGGCCCATTGCGCATCTCCGCGCCGGTCACCTTCGGGCGCATGCATCTCGGGCCTGCGCTCTACCCTTTTCTGGCAAAGCATCCGGAACTGGAACTGACGCTCGACCTGGACGACCGCCGCGTAGACGCCGCCGCTGACGGTTACGATGCCGTCGTGCGCCACGGGCCGCTGGAAGACTCGCGCCTGGTGGCGTGGCAACTGGCTCCCAGCCGCCGCTTGCTGGTGGCTTCGCCGGCGTATCTGGACCATAGGGGAACACCTGCTTCCCCCGAGCAGTTGCGCCATCACCGCGGCATCTTCTACCTGAATCGCGGGGCTGCTGACTGGCGGCTGCAAGGCAAAGACGGCACCGAGATTGTGCGCGCACCCATCGCATTACGGGTAAATAACGGCGATATGATGCGTGACGCGGCGGAGGCCGGGCTTGGCATCGCCTTGTTGCCCACGTTCATTGCCGGCCCATCGATCCGCCGCGGCACACTTGCTGTTGTCGATATCGGGCTACAGGCAATACCGGAATCCATATACATTGCGCATCCGGACGGGCGGCGTGCGCCTGCCCGACTCCGCGCTTTCGCGGAATGCGTCCGTGCTGCTATCGGGAGCCCGCCGTATTGGGATGCCAATGGCGCATCCGCCCCAAAGACGCGACCTGGCGAGCAGTAGTGGAATCTGTCGCCGCAGCGAACACGCTTGAGCGTTATGGCATAAAAGGTGGGATATATGACATTGGCGCCATGCCATGGTGCCCCTAATCTTCACGTCATGCAGCCGGCCAGATTGGACTTGGCTTCAGCCCCCTCAATCCCATGGAGCCTTGACATGACGACTCACATCAACGCCGGCGCCGCCGTCATCACCGGCGCATCGTCCGGCATCGGCGCGATCTATGCGGATCGCCTCGCCCGCCGCGGCCACGATCTGATCCTGGTCGCGCGCAACCGGTCCCGCCTCGTGGAGCTGGCGCGCCGCATCAGCGACGACACCGGCCGCTCGGTCGAGATCGTGACCGCGGACCTTGGCCAGGCTGCCGATGTCCGCCGCATTGAAGCGCTGTTGCGCGGCGATGCCAGCATCACCGCGCTGGTCAACAATGCGGGCGTCGGCGCCGCCGCACCGCTGCTAGTGTCGGATGTCGACAAGATGCAGGCGATGATCGAGCTCAACGTTACGGCGTTGACTCGCCTGACTTATGCCGTTGCGCCGGCGTTCGTGATGCGCGGCCAAGGCACCATCATCAATATCGCGTCGATCGTCGCGGTGGCTCCCGAGCTACTGAACGGCGTCTATGGCGGTTCGAAAGCCTTCGTGCTGGCGTTTACCCAGTCGTTGCAGCACGAGCTTGCCGGCAAGGGCGTGCGCGTACAGGCGGTGCTTCCCGGAGCGACACGCACCGAGTTCTGGGACACAGCAGGCCACTCGGTCGATAACCTGCCGCAAGACATCGTGATGAGCGGCGACGATCTGGTCGACGCCGCGCTGGCCGGACTTGACCAGGGTGAAGTGATTACCGTGCCGTCACTGCCCGACGACGCGGACTGGAAGGCGTTCGAGGCCGCCCGGGCCGCGCTTGGCCCCAACCTGTCACGTCACCAGCCGGCAGCCCGTTACGGCGTGGCTCGGTAGGAAGCTCGCTACCCTGGGAGAACGCAATGCAAGAGAAATCCCATCCGAGGCACGAAACCATTTTCATTGGCATACCGGCAGAAGCCCTGGAGTTGCTCGACCGCGTCCAGGCCGGGATGGGTAGGGGGCAGAGGCGTTGAGCCCCGAGGCTGCGGCGTCATGAGACCCGGTTATCCGGCTCCGCCCCTGCCGCGGAACCGTCTTCGCGCAGCCAGACGATAAATTCCGCGCCCTGCCCGACCGTGCTTTCCACGGTAATGCGGCCGCCATAGCGCTCGACCAGCGCGTAGCTGATGGACAGGCCAAGCCCGGTCCCCATCTGCTTCTTGGTGGTGAAAAACGGATTGAACAGGTTGGGCAGGTCTTCCGCGCGGATACCGCGGCCAGTGTCGCGCACATGCAGTGTCACGCCGTGCGCGTCCCAGTCTTGCGTGGCCAGCGTCAGGGTGCCGCCGTCCGGCATGGCATGGATGGCATTGGTCAGCAGGTTGACGATGACCTGCTGCAGTTCGCTGCGGCTGATACGCACCCGGCGTGTCGCCGTGAAGGCCAGTTCGACCCGGATGGCCGCGTCCTTCAGCATATGCCGGACCAGGTCGACGCAGCCGCCCGCGACCTCGCCGACGTCCAGGCGCTCGGTATTGCCGGCGTATGCCTCGGGCCGGACAAACTGCAGCAGCCGGTTGGTCAGCAGGTAGATGCGCCGCACCTGCTCGTCGATCAGCCGCAGTTCATGCCGGACCGGATCCGCCGCCGGGCCGAGGATATCGCGGGCCACGTCCAGGTTGCCCTGGATCACCGCGATCGGGTTGTTGATCTCATGGGCCACGCCCGCGGTCAGCTGCCCGGCCAGCGCAAGTTTTTCCGAGGTAATCAGTTGCTGCCGCGTGGCGCGCAGCACCGCGTTCGCGTCCTCCAGTTCGCGGGTCCGCTCGGCGACCTTGCGGTCGAGCGAGTCGCCCCAGTCCCTGAGTTCGGCATTGCGCTGCTGCAGGTCCGACAACAGCTGGTCGAACTGGCGCGCCAGCTGGCCCAGTTCATCCTCGCTGCGCACCGGGCCGACGCGCGCATGGTCGTTGCCGGCCTTGAGCGCGCGCATGGTACCGACCATGCGCGTCATCGGCATGAACACGCGCCTGGCCCACAGCAGCGAGAACAGCGCGCCCGCCACGGCCAGCAGCAGGAACAGGCCGACCAGCACGCCCAGCGCCAGGTTTTTGGCCTGGCTGATGGGCCTGGCCAGGTAGCCGACGTAGAGCATGCCGATGCGCTGGCCCCGGCTGTCGACGATGGGCTCGTAGGCGCTCATGTAGCGGTCGTTGACGACGAAGGCCAGGTCCAGCCATTTTTCGCCGCGCAGCAGCACCTGGTCGCGCACCTCGCGCGAGACGCGCGTGCCCAGGGCGCGCTCGCCATGGAACAGCCGCACGTTGGTGGCAATGCGGGTGTCGTCCAGGAACAGCGTCGCCGTGCCCTGGCTGCCGCGCGGCAGGGATTCGGGCTGGTAGACCAGCGCGTTGATGGTGTCGATGAAGCCAAGGTTGTGGTTGAGCAGCGTGCCGCCGTGCAGGACGGCCACCAGCTTGCCCGTGGCATCGAACACCGGCGCCGCCGCGTGCACCACCATGCCACGCGTTTCGACGGTGCGCTCGGTCGGCGCCGCATTGGCGGTGGCGCGCAGCGTCACCGGGGCGCGCCGGGCAAGGTCGGCGGAGACGGCGGCCAGCTGCGCAGCGGACCAGGCGTCGGTGGCGGCATCGGCGCGGCCAGTCGCGGCGTTTTGCACCACGCGCCAGGCGGCAGCGTCCGTCTCTGCCGCACCAGCCGGGGCAGCGGCAAGCAGCCGCCCTTTGGGATCGAGCAATTGCAGGAAATCGAGGCCGTGCGTGCGCCGCGCCTCCGCCAGGATGCCGGGCATGGCGCTGCCGCGGCCAAGCCCGTCCACCAGCGCGTGCGACCTGGCCTCCTGCAGCACCCGGTCCTTCACGCCGCCGACCATGTGCTCGAAATACTCGTGGGCGACCAGCAGGTCGCTGTTGACCTTGTAGGCCAGCAAGGCCTGGAAGGTGCGGTTGCCCCACAGCGCCATCAGCAGCAGCAACGCGACCAGAGCCACCAGCAAGGGCGCGATCACGATCGACACCAGCTTGGCGCGCAGCGACGCGCGATAGCGGCGCAGCAGCGCCCGGCCGCGCGGGTCTCGCCTGGTCAAGGACGCAGCCCCCACTGCAGGCACTTGCGGTCCAGCGTGCGCCGCGAAATGCCGAGCCGGCGCGCGGCTTCGGCGCGGTTGCCGCCTTCGGACGCCAGCACCTGCAGGATGTGCCGGCGCTCCACCGATTCCAGCAGCACGGCGTCGTCTGCCGGCGCATGGTCATCGGCTGCCGCGTGCGTGGCTGGCCCGGGTTCGCCCTGCGCCAGCAGCTCGACCGGGTACTCGCCCAGGATCAGCGCCCGCTCCACCAGGTTGCGCAGCTCGCGCGCATTGCCCGGCCAGTCATAGGCCTGGAGCAGGCGCACCAGCGAGGGCGACAGCGGCACCACGGGCAGCCCCAGCTGCGCGGACAGCTGCTCGGAGAAATGCCCGGCCAGCGGCACGATGTCTTCCGGCCGCGTGCGCAGCGGCGGGATTGCGATCGAAACCACGTCGAGCCGGTAATACAGGTCCTGGCGGAAGCGCCCGGCCGCCACCTCCTGGGCCAGGTTGCGGTTGCAGGCCGCGACGATGCGCACATCCACCACCATCTCGCGCTCGGTGCCGAGCGGGCGGATGCGCCGGTCTTCGATCACCCGCAGCAGCTTGGCCTGCATCGGCAGCGGCAATTCGGAGATCTCGTCCAGGAACAGCGTGCCGCCGTCCGCATAGAGGAACAGGCCATGGCGCGCACCGGCGGCGCCGGTGAAGGCGCCGCGGGCGTGGCCGAACAGCTCGCTTTCGATCAGCTCCGGCGCCATCGCGCCGCAGTTCAGCGGCACGAACTGGCCCTGCCGTCCGCTCAGGCGGTGCAGCTCGCGCGCCACCACTTCCTTGCCGGTGCCGGACTCGCCCGTGACCAGCACCGTCGACGGCATCGGCGCGACGCGCGCGACCAGCGCCATCACCTTGCGCATGGCCTCGGAGTTGCCGACCACATGCTTGTGGATGGTGTACTGGTCCAGCTCGCGGCGCAGCAGGTAATTCTCGCGCGCCAGGCGCGCACGATCGAAGCAGCGCCGGATCGCGTTGAGCATCTGGTCAACGCGGAACGGCTTGACGATGAAGTCCGCCGCGCCCGAGCGCAACGCCTCGATGGCCGTCTCCATGTCGGCGAAGGCGGTCATCAGGATCACGTCGGCGGGGTTGCCGGCGGCGCGCAGCGCCTTGAGCCATTCCACGCCGCTGGCGCCCGGCAGCGCCACGTCGAGCAGGATCAGGTCGACATGGCGCTGCTCCAGCACCGCCGCGCCGGCTTCGGCGCTGTCGGCGGTCAGCACGGCATCGACCTTGCCCTCCAGCGCGCGCGACAGGAACGAACGCATGCCGGCTTCGTCATCCACCACCAGGACGGTGCGGCGCTGCCAGTTGTCGGTATCGGCCGCGTTGCTTTGTCGTTCGCTCATCACTTTGGTTTTTGCGGGGCGGAGAGGCCGGGAGAGAGCCATGCACGTTCGCCCGTGCCAGCTTGATTTCCAGTCACCGGTGGTTGTCGTCCCCGCGAAGGCGGGGACCCAGTGACTTTGGTCCCCTTAGGGGGACTTCAAAGACGCTGGATTCCCGCCTTCGCGGGAATGACGGTGGCGTTTGATGTTTCGGTGGTACTAACGTTTCCGGGTAGGGAGAGAGTCTAGCGACAGTCGGCCGGCCAGCTGTATTGGGAGTTAAACCGAGCCCGACCCCGGCCACCCGGCAGCGGATGGACATTTTGGCGCGGGCAAGGGGCCGGCGCCCGGACATTTTGTCCATCGCATCCGCCCCGCGCGCGGGCCTCGCGGCGTGATTCGTTGACGGCAAAGGACTTGCGCCTTGGGCACAGCTCTTGCTGGACGACGCGCTCCAGCCCGCCGCGCCCCGCGCAACAAGAGGCTGCCACTTCCAGGTAGGAGACAACTTCATGCCATATCCCGCGCAAGCGCAGACGCCCTCGCCCACCCCGCGCATCCCCACCAACACGAGCAGCGCGCGCCCCTCGCGCTTTTCCAAGGAGGCCATCATCGCCCGGCCCGGCTTCAACCGCTGGATGGTGCCCCCGGCCGCGCTGGCGGTGCACCTGTGCATCGGCCAGGCCTACGCCTTCTCGGTGTTCAACGAGCCGCTGACCCGCATCCTCGGCGTTACGCAATCCGCGCCCGGCGACTGGCAGCTGACCACGCTGGGCTGGGTGTTCTCGCTGGCGATCTTCTTCCTCGGCATCTCGGCCGCATTTGCCGGCAAGTGGCTGGAGAAGGTCGGCCCCCGGCGCACCATGTTCACCGCGGCCTGCTGTTTCGGCGGCGGCTTCGTGGTCTCGGCGCTCGGCATCTGGCTGCACCAGATCTGGCTGCTCTACCTGGGCTACGGCGTACTGGGCGGCATCGGCCTGGGCCTGGGCTACGTCTCGCCGGTGTCGACGCTGATCCGCTGGTTCCCGGATAGGCGCGGCATGGCCACGGGAATGGCGATCATGGGCTTCGGCGGCGGCGCGATGATCGGCGCGCCGCTGTCGGTGGCGCTGATGAACCATTTCAAGAGCGCCACCAGCGCCGGGGTGGCGGAGACCTTCCTGGTGATGGGCGTGATCTACTTCATCTCGATGTCGATCGGCGCGCTCGCGATTCGCATCCCGGCCCCGGGATGGAGCCCGCCGGGCTACGTCCCTCCTGCCAGGCCGAGCAAGATGGTGACGCACGCCAACGTGCATATCGACCAGGCCCTGAAGACGCCGCAGTTCTACCTGCTGTGGCTGATCCTGTTCCTCAACATCACGGCCGGCATCGGCGTGCTGGGCCAGGCCGCGGTGATGATCCAGGAGACCTTCAAGGGCACCATCACCGCCGCGGCCGCGGCGGGCTTTGTCGGCCTGCTCAGCATTGGCAACATGACCGGGCGCTTCCTGTGGAGCTCCGCCAGCGACTACTTCGGCCGCAAGCTCACCTACGCCATCTTCTTCGCCTTCGGCGCGGCGCTCTACATGGCGGTGCCGGCGGTGGGCGCATCCGGCAACGTGGCCCTGTTCGTGGCCTGCTACTTCCTGATCCTGACCATGTATGGCGGCGGTTTCAGCACCATTCCCGCCTACCTGGCGGACATGTTCGGCACCGCCTACGTCGGCGGCATCCATGGCCGCCTGCTGACCGCCTGGGCCGCCGCGGGCATCGCCGGGCCGGCGCTGGTCAACTACATCCGCGAGTACAAGCTCGCGCTCGGGGTGCCGAGGTCGGAAGTCTATGTCGATACCCTGCACATCATGGCGGGCCTGCTGGTGGTTGGCTTCGCGTGCAACCTGCTGATGCGGCCGGTGCATGCGCGGCATCATCTGCGCGAAGCTGCCGGCGCGGTTTGAGCGGCGTTCCATCATCCATCGCACGGAGATTCGCCATGCAAGACGATCGCACCTTCGGCAAGACGCTGCTGCTGTTTGCGTTCTGGGCCTACGTATTGATTCCGCTCGGCACCGGCATATGGTCCACCCTGGGCAAGGCGCTGGCGCTGTTCAGTTGAGCGCATTTGCCATTGCCGATTGGGTACTCCCCCTCCCTCTGGGAGAGGGTTGGGGAGAGGGCAAGCGCTGCCACGAAGTGAATGCCCTCGCTATCGCCAGCGCCGGCCCTCTCCCCCGCCCCTCTCCCGCAAGCGGGAGAGGGGAGCAAACAATCGGGGCGTCGAGAGGCATCAGGGACAGCCTGAACAACTGAGCTTGCCCACATCCGCAAAAACTGTATCCCTGCCAGCCCCGCCGTATTCCCTACCCTTGTCCGTAGTGTCGCGCGACATGCCGTCGTGCCGGCGGCAACCCCACGGAGATCACAACGATGCACGGACTCACAGCGCTGGACCTCGCCCGGATCCAGTTCGGATTCACGGTTTCCTTTCATATCCTGTTTCCCGCCATCACCATCGGGCTGGCGTGTTTCCTGGCCTTCCTGGAAGGGCGCTGGCTCTACACCAAAGACCCGGCGTACCGCACCCTGTACCAGTTCTGGATCAAGATCTTCGCGCTGAACTTCGGCATGGGGGTCGTTTCCGGCCTGGTCATGGCCTATGAGTTCGGCACCAACTGGTCCGGCTTCTCGCAGTTCGCCGGCAGCATCACCGGCCCGCTGCTGACCTACGAAGTGCTGACGGCGTTCTTCCTGGAAGCCGGCTTCCTCGGCGTGATGCTGTTTGGCTGGAACCGCGTCGGGCCGGGGCTGCACTTCTTCGCGACGGTGATGGTGGCGCTGGGCACGCTGATCTCGTCGACCTGGATCCTGGCCTCCAACAGCTGGATGCATACGCCGGCCGGCTACGTCGTCGTCGCCGGCAAGGTGGTGCCGACCGACTGGCTCGAGGTGATCTTCAATCCGTCGTTCCCCTATCGCCTGGCACACATGGTCATCGCGGCGCTGCTGTCCACGGCGCTGTTCGTCGCGGCGGCGTCGGCCTGGCAGCTGTTGCATGGCCGCGCCGTGCCCGCCGCGCGCAAGATGCTGTCGATGGCGCTGTGGATGGTGCTGGTGGCCGCGCCGCTGCAAGCGGTGGTAGGCGACGCGCATGGGCTCAACACGCTGGCGCACCAGCCCGCCAAGATCGCGGCGATGGAAGGCCACTGGAATACCGCCCCCAGCGGCGACAAAGGCGGCTTCCCGCTGATCGTCTTTGGCATTCCCGACATGGAACGCGAGGAAACCCGCTACGCCATCGAGATCCCGCGCCTGGGCAGCCTGATCCTGACGCACAGCCTGGACGGCCAGATTCGCGGGCTCAAGGACTTCCCGAAGGAGGACCGTCCCAACGCCACCGTGGTGTTCTTCACCTTCCGCGCCATGGTGGGCCTGGGCGTGGCGATGATCCTGTTCGGCCTGCTCGGCTGGATCCTGCGCCGCAACGGCGCCGTGTACCGCTCGCGGGCGTTCCTGCGGCTGGCGGTGGCGATGGGGCCCGCCGGCCTGATCGCGCTGCTGGCCGGCTGGATGACCACCGAGATCGGTCGCCAGCCGTGGGTGGTCTATGGACTGATGCGCACCCACGATGCCGTCTCCGCGCATCAGGCGGGCCCGGTGGCGCTGTCGCTGGCGCTGTTCGTGGTGGTCTATTTCGTCTGCTTTGGCGTGGGCATCCGCTACATGCTGAAGCTGGCCAGCGCCGGCCCCGCGCCTGACGCGCATTCGCACGACGCGCCGTCCTACGGTCCTGGCAGCGTCGTTCCCGCCGCCATGGCCGCGGCTTCCACACCCAACGCGATGGCCCCGCACGGCCGCCGCGAGTCTTGAACAGGTGATCGACATGGGTATCAACCTTCCCGTTATCTGGGCCGCCCTGATCTTCTTCGGCGTGATGATGTACGTCATCATGGACGGATTCGACCTCGGCATCGGCATCCTCTTTCCCTTCGTCGGCGACCGCCATGACCGCGACGTGATGATGAATACCGTCGCGCCGGTGTGGGACGGCAATGAAACCTGGCTGGTGCTGGGCGGCGCCGCGCTGCTGGGCGCCTTCCCGCTGGCGTATTCGGTGCTGCTCAGCGCCTTCTACCTGCCGCTGGTGTTCATGCTGCTGGGGCTCATTTTCCGCGGCGTCGCGTTCGAATTCCGCTTCAAGGCCAGCGACCGCAGCCGCCCGTACTGGGACGCCGCATTCACCTGGGGCTCGGTGGTCGCCGCCTTCTTCCAGGGCGTGACGCTGGGGGCCTATATCGACGGCATCGCCATGGACGGCGCCACCTTCAGCGGCGGCGCGCTCGACTGGCTGGCGCCGTTCCCGCTGTTCTGCGGCGTCGGCGTGGTGATCACGTACGCATTCCTCGGTGTCACCTGGCTCATCATGAAGACCGAGGGCCGGCTGCAGTGGACCATGCTGCGCGTGACCAACGTACTGACCGGCGTGATGCTGGCGATGGTGGGTGCGGTCAGCATCTGGACGCCGCTGACCCACCCGGAGATCGCGCAGCGCTGGTTTGCGCTGCCCAACCTGGTGTTCTTCCTGCCGGTGCCGCTGCTGGTGCTGGGTTCGGCCTGGGGCATCTACCGGTCGCTGCGCCGGCAGCCCAATGTGTCGCCGTTCCTGTATGCGCTGCTGATGGTCTTCATGGGCTATACCGGGCTGGCCATCAGCATCTGGCCCAACATCATCCCGCCGTCGGTCTCGATCTTCGACGCCTCGTCGCCGCCGCAAAGCCAGGGCTTCGCGCTGGTCGGCACGCTCTTCATCGTGCCGATCATCCTGGCCTACACCTCGTGGTCGTACTACGTGTTCCGCGGCAAGGTCCGCCGCGGCGAGGGGTACCACTGATGGCCAGGACTGCGCACAAGAAGGCGAGCGCACCGCTGGCGGCCCGCCTCGGCTGGCTGCTGGCGCTGTGGCTGGCCGGAGTCGGCACGGTGTTCGCCTGCGCCAGCCTGATGAAGCTGCTGATGCGCGCCGCGGGCCTCGCGCACTGACGCCCATGTCCGCTTCCCGCCCGCTCTCTCCCGCCACGCCACGGCCACGCCCTGCCGGGATGGCCGGCGCGCTCGGCGCGGCGTGGGCGGGCGCCCCCGACCTTGCGCCGTGGCTGCACTCGCTCAAGGTGTTCGGCGCGGCGATGCTGGCGCTCGGCACGGCGCTGGCGCTGGGCCTGCCGCGGCCCTACTGGGCCATGGCGACGGTCTACCTGGTATCCAGCCCGCTCGCCGGGGCGACGCATGCCAAGGGCGCCTACCGCGTCATCGGCACGCTGCTGGGGGCCATCGGCGCGGTGGCGCTGGTGCCCTGGCTGGTCGACCAGCCCATGCTGCTGATGGCGGCGATCGCCTGCTGGACCGGCACCCTGCTCTACCTGTCCTTGCTGGAGCCGGCACCGCGCAACTACATCTGCCTGCTGGCCGCCTATACGCTGCCGATCGTGGCGCTGCCGACCGTGACCCACCCCGGCACGGTGTTCGACATCGCGCTGACGCGCATCGAGGAGATCGTGATCGGCATCGTCTGCGCCAGCGTGGTCAGCGCGGTGGTGTTCCCGTCGCGCACCGCGCCGGCGCTGGCCGCACGCGCGGCAGCATGGATGGACCACGCCTCGCGCTGGACCACCGACATGCTGGCCGGCGGCGCCAGCGCGGGGCAACGCCACGACAGCTTCAGCACGCTCGCCGCCGATATCCTCGCGCTGGAAACCCAGATGGCGCAGCTCGCCTATGAATCCGGCAACGCGCACACGCTGCGGCGCGCACGCGCGCTGCACCAGCGCATGACCGCGCTGCTGCCGCTGGTGCTGGCACTGGCCGACACCGCGGACGCGCTGCGCCGGCATCGGGCCGGCATGCCTGAGCACGTCGCGCAGCGCCTGCGCGCCACGCTGGCCTGGATCGCCGGTGCGGCCGGCTCGTCGCGCCCGCCGCCGTCGTGGTACCCGGCGGGCCGGGCACCGGCCGCGCCCGCCGACTGGCACGCGCGGCTGGTTGCGGCGGCCTGCGTCTACCTCGATGAACTGGGCGACCTCTGGCAGGACTGCCGCCTGCTGCAGGCCAGCCTGCGCCAGGGCGGCAGCGACCCCGCGGCGCTGCGTTACCGCGTGGAGCCGGCCGGCCAGGCGCGGCACCATGACCACGCGCAGCTATTGTTCCGCGCCGCCACGGCGGGCTCGGCGACGCTGGTGGCCGGCCTGCTGTGGATGGCATCCGGCTGGGTCGACGGCGCCGTGCCGGTCGGCCTGGCGGCGCTGGCCAGCTGCTTCATCGCCTGCACGCCCGAGCCGCGGCTGGTGGCCGGCCGCGTGATCGCGTGGAGCGTGGCCTGCGCGCTGCTGTCCTGGTACTACCAGTTCGTGGTGCTGCAGCTGGCCCATGACTTCGGCTCGCTCGCCGCGCTGCTGTTCGGGCCTTACCTGGTGATCGGCGCGATGACCACGCAGCCGCGCTTCGCGTTGTTCGGCGTGCTGCTGGCCGTGACCGCGGCGTCGTTCCCAGGGCCGCAGAACCTGGGGACGGCGAGTTTTGCCGGCATTTTCAATGGCAGCCTGGCGAGCCTGGCGGCACTGGTATTCGCCGCGCTGTGGGCGGTGCTGATGCAGCCGTTCGGCCAGCAGCTGGTGGCATACCGGCTGGCGCGCGCCAACTGGAACGAGATCGCGCTGGCCGCCCATCCGCGCGCGCCGGTCAACAGCGCGCGGCTGCGCGGCCGCCTGCTGGACCGCCTGCTGCGCCAGTGGCCGCCGCTGACGCGCCGCAACCATGCCAGCCATGAACAGGCGGCCAATGCGCTGGCCGACTTCCTGGTCGAAGTTGCCGTGCTGGCGCTGCGGCGCGCCACGGACCGTGCAGTTGCCCGCGTGCTTGCCGGGGTCGCACG is a window of Cupriavidus taiwanensis LMG 19424 DNA encoding:
- a CDS encoding DUF2474 family protein gives rise to the protein MARTAHKKASAPLAARLGWLLALWLAGVGTVFACASLMKLLMRAAGLAH
- the cydB gene encoding cytochrome d ubiquinol oxidase subunit II — its product is MGINLPVIWAALIFFGVMMYVIMDGFDLGIGILFPFVGDRHDRDVMMNTVAPVWDGNETWLVLGGAALLGAFPLAYSVLLSAFYLPLVFMLLGLIFRGVAFEFRFKASDRSRPYWDAAFTWGSVVAAFFQGVTLGAYIDGIAMDGATFSGGALDWLAPFPLFCGVGVVITYAFLGVTWLIMKTEGRLQWTMLRVTNVLTGVMLAMVGAVSIWTPLTHPEIAQRWFALPNLVFFLPVPLLVLGSAWGIYRSLRRQPNVSPFLYALLMVFMGYTGLAISIWPNIIPPSVSIFDASSPPQSQGFALVGTLFIVPIILAYTSWSYYVFRGKVRRGEGYH
- a CDS encoding FUSC family protein, whose product is MSASRPLSPATPRPRPAGMAGALGAAWAGAPDLAPWLHSLKVFGAAMLALGTALALGLPRPYWAMATVYLVSSPLAGATHAKGAYRVIGTLLGAIGAVALVPWLVDQPMLLMAAIACWTGTLLYLSLLEPAPRNYICLLAAYTLPIVALPTVTHPGTVFDIALTRIEEIVIGIVCASVVSAVVFPSRTAPALAARAAAWMDHASRWTTDMLAGGASAGQRHDSFSTLAADILALETQMAQLAYESGNAHTLRRARALHQRMTALLPLVLALADTADALRRHRAGMPEHVAQRLRATLAWIAGAAGSSRPPPSWYPAGRAPAAPADWHARLVAAACVYLDELGDLWQDCRLLQASLRQGGSDPAALRYRVEPAGQARHHDHAQLLFRAATAGSATLVAGLLWMASGWVDGAVPVGLAALASCFIACTPEPRLVAGRVIAWSVACALLSWYYQFVVLQLAHDFGSLAALLFGPYLVIGAMTTQPRFALFGVLLAVTAASFPGPQNLGTASFAGIFNGSLASLAALVFAALWAVLMQPFGQQLVAYRLARANWNEIALAAHPRAPVNSARLRGRLLDRLLRQWPPLTRRNHASHEQAANALADFLVEVAVLALRRATDRAVARVLAGVARHYRRCARAGHAIPPAPALAAQIDAAFAALATPAHGSPRAALAALATLRLALYPHDQDGRHARH